Proteins encoded together in one Gigantopelta aegis isolate Gae_Host chromosome 8, Gae_host_genome, whole genome shotgun sequence window:
- the LOC121379278 gene encoding protein lin-54 homolog: MPAQGTGTNKEEILIVRTGSGTQEESTGGSSELANNVNNSNITMIRTSSGVVLPQTSTAGCTEMTTFQSIQAEIAKLQEAGLVSKNETIIIQAPAGVVDSLKNSSQSITVNTTTAGTNTKAGGGQMQVSVVEVPVNDEKPVLKRQLPISSATSPVVTKVIITKNPNTNQPQPVPVEMSQLQGQTISLSSMSGGMNTIQTMKPQTKTYTISSQGTLSPVKTVLGGLPGTPTKLTIPVSRLPVSPSRTQTKITMIPVSVAKSPQRIIAVSSGSSLVARTITDMSNTQTTSTATLSKPATITMSPSKVIIKHGNGQKATVLAQVKNPPAIAPAQPAIRPLTFGSGIQQIQVPGSKFHYVRLVSPTSTSNTVQKPMSSIAQVVHTSRPIAPASISTSTQSSSSQVKITLPIQATQMVTPKSVLSGQNVQRILLPNTTPIRPATTTVQIRPASTQNVQGLPPGTAILSNTGNIPGLQGFALVPANYVAQIQQQLGKSSQQQVTQQSNQATTQQQQQQQQQQQRDYIQIASSDPNITANTISRNSVNGTTLEATGARPRKPCNCTKSQCLKLYCDCFANGEFCHNCNCTSCANNLEHEEERSRAIKSCLDRNPMAFHPKIGKLGRGSAKDAGRRHNKGCNCKRSGCLKNYCECYEAKIMCSNICKCIGCKNFEESPERKTLMHLADAAEVRVQQQTAAKTKLSTQMSGLPSKPPLSSGSGERLPFTLITTEVAEATCACLLAQAEEAERLKMPPVVQERMVIEEFGRCLMQIIESANKTKIGDPVL; this comes from the exons GAACTAATAAAGAAGAAATTCTAATTGTGAGAACGGGTTCTGGTACACAAGAAGAATCAACGGGAGGAAGTTCGGAACTTGCCAACAATGTGaataattcaaatattacgATGATACGGACGTCTTCCGGTGTGGTCCTGCCCCAAACGTCGACCGCTGGATGCACAGAGATGACGACTTTTCAGTCCATTCAAGCAGAAATTGCCAAATTACAGGAAGCTGGTCTGGTTTCAAAGAACGAGACCATTATTATTCAGGCACCAGCCGGCGTTGTTGATTCGTTAAAGAATAGTTCACAATCGATCACTGTTAATACAACGACTGCGGGAACAAACACGAAGGCTGGGGGTGGCCAGATGCAGGTTTCGGTTGTTGAAGTTCCTGTCAACGATGAAAAACCTGTGCTGAAAAGACAGCTCCCGATTAGTAGTGCCACTAGTCCTGTTGTTACCAAGGTGATAATCACAAAGAACCCAAACACCAATCAGCCGCAGCCTGTGCCGGTTGAAATGTCTCAGTTACAAGGTCAGACCATTTCCTTGAGTTCGATGTCGGGGGGCATGAACACAATACAGACGATGAAACCTCAGACAAAAACGTACACAATCTCCTCTCAGGGCACGTTGTCACCTGTGAAAACTGTTTTAGGGGGGCTGCCGGGAACGCCCACAAAGTTGACGATACCCGTGAGTCGGTTACCGGTCTCTCCGTCCAGAACTCAGACCAAGATAACTATGATACCAGTGTCAGTGGCCAAATCTCCACAGAGGATTATCGCTGTGTCGTCAGGGAGTTCTCTCGTGGCACGGACTATCACAGACATGTCTAATACACAGACAACAAGCACTGCGACATTGTcaaagccagcaacaattactATGTCCCCATCCAAAGTCATAATTAAGCATGGCAATGGG CAAAAAGCAACAGTGCTAGCCCAGGTGAAGAATCCACCGGCGATTGCTCCTGCCCAACCTGCCATTCGACCTCTCACATTTGGATCCGGTATTCAACAGATACAGGTCCCGGGAAGCAAGTTCCACTATGTGCGACTTGTTTCACCCACCTCCACATCTAACACAg TTCAAAAACCCATGTCATCAATAGCACAAGTTGTTCATACGAGCCGGCCTATCGCACCAGCATCTATATCTACCAGCACCCAGTCTAGCTCATCTCAAGTGAAAATCACATTGCCTATTCAGGCTACACAAATG GTTACACCAAAGTCTGTGTTATCAGGTCAAAATGTTCAGCGGATATTGCTTCCCAATACCACGCCGATTCGACCTGCGACGACAACAGTTCAGATCCGACCGGCTAGTACGCAGAATGTTCAGGGGTTGCCGCCAGGGACAGCAATTCTCTCGAACACTGGAAACATACCTGGTCTGCAAGGGTTTGCCCTGGTGCCTGCCAATTACGTTGCACAG attCAACAACAACTGGGTAAATCATCTCAGCAGCAAGTGACACAGCAGTCAAACCAGGCAACAActcagcaacagcagcagcaacaacaacaacaacagcgtGATTATATACAAATTGCCAGCAGTGACCCAAATATCACAGCCAATACCATTTCTAGGAACTCTGTTAATGG TACAACACTTGAAGCTACTGGTGCTCGTCCGAGAAAACCATGCAACTGTACCAAGTCTCAATGCCTAAAATT ATACTGTGATTGTTTTGCCAATGGCGAGTTTTGTCACAACTGTAACTGTACGAGTTGTGCCAACAACTTGGAACATGAAGAGGAGAGGTCACGCGCCATCAAGTCATGCCTCGACAGAAATCCAATGGCATTTCACCCGAAGATTGGCAAATTGG GTAGGGGTAGTGCAAAAGATGCTGGACGTAGACACAACAAGGGGTGCAACTGTAAACGGTCGGGCTGTTTGAAAAATTATTGTGAATGTTACGAG gcCAAAATTATGTGCTCAAATATATGCAAATGTATTGGTTGTAAGAACTTTGAAGAAAGTCCGGAGAGAAAGACTTTAATGCATTTAGCAGATGCTGCGGAAGTAAGGGTACAACAACAAACTGCTGCAAAAACTAAACTTTCTACTCAGATGTCTGGGTTACCATCTAAACCTCCACTGTCATCAGGAAGTGGGGAAAG ATTACCTTTCACGCTGATAACAACAGAGGTGGCTGAGGCAACGTGTGCGTGCCTGTTGGCACAAGCCGAAGAGGCAGAACGTTTGAAGATGCCGCCAGTCGTTCAAGAGAGAATGGTCATTGAAGAATTTGGCCGCTGCCTCATGCAAATTATAGAGTcggcaaacaaaacaaaaa TTGGAGATCCTGTCCTCTGA